The following are from one region of the Vibrio hyugaensis genome:
- the tolR gene encoding protein TolR: MAGYQPKKRKMTAEINVVPYIDVMLVLLIIFMATAPFVTQGVDVDLPKTSTAESMQDLAGETDSSFIIIEIDRDGNLGLSVNDEEVQRGLSLQDVIVRVKAEREIKPDSPVAVGGDAATPYADVVLLLDELSRAGIPKVGLMTDIRE, from the coding sequence ATGGCGGGTTACCAACCTAAAAAGCGTAAAATGACCGCAGAGATTAACGTTGTACCTTATATCGACGTTATGCTTGTACTGCTGATCATTTTCATGGCGACCGCTCCATTTGTCACTCAAGGTGTGGATGTAGACCTTCCAAAAACCTCTACCGCGGAATCAATGCAAGATCTTGCTGGTGAAACAGACAGTAGCTTCATCATCATTGAAATCGATCGCGATGGTAATTTGGGCCTAAGCGTTAATGATGAAGAGGTTCAACGCGGTCTATCACTACAAGACGTCATTGTCCGTGTGAAAGCAGAGCGTGAAATCAAGCCTGATTCACCGGTTGCAGTCGGTGGTGATGCGGCAACGCCATACGCTGACGTTGTGCTTTTGCTTGACGAGTTAAGTCGTGCAGGCATCCCAAAAGTGGGTCTGATGACCGATATCAGGGAATAG
- the tolQ gene encoding protein TolQ, whose protein sequence is MTADISILDLFLQASLLVKLVMLTLLGMSIASWAMIIKRSKVLSQASKDAESFEDKFWSGTDLSQLYQKVKARKDDIGGTEEIFYAGFTEFARLRKSNANSPAYIMEGTGRAMRVSVAREVDELETSLPFLATVGSISPYIGLFGTVWGIMHAFIALGEVKQATLSMVAPGIAEALIATAMGLFAAIPAVMAYNRLSNKVSKLEHTYATFSEEFHSILHRQAMAGRDSANKE, encoded by the coding sequence GTGACTGCTGATATTTCCATTTTAGATCTCTTTCTTCAGGCCAGTCTGTTGGTAAAGCTTGTGATGTTGACCCTACTAGGCATGTCAATTGCGTCATGGGCAATGATCATTAAGCGCAGCAAAGTACTGTCTCAAGCATCAAAAGACGCTGAGTCCTTTGAAGACAAATTTTGGTCTGGTACCGATCTTTCACAGCTGTACCAAAAAGTGAAAGCTCGTAAAGACGACATCGGTGGCACAGAAGAAATCTTCTATGCTGGTTTTACCGAATTTGCACGCTTGCGTAAGAGTAACGCTAACTCTCCAGCCTACATCATGGAAGGTACAGGTCGTGCAATGCGTGTTTCTGTAGCTCGTGAAGTGGATGAACTAGAAACCAGTTTACCGTTCCTCGCAACGGTCGGTTCCATCAGCCCATACATTGGCCTATTTGGTACGGTATGGGGCATCATGCACGCCTTTATTGCATTGGGTGAAGTGAAACAAGCAACACTATCTATGGTGGCACCCGGTATCGCAGAAGCACTGATCGCAACAGCGATGGGTCTGTTTGCAGCAATCCCTGCGGTAATGGCTTACAACCGTCTAAGCAACAAAGTAAGTAAGCTAGAGCATACATACGCAACTTTCTCTGAAGAATTCCACAGCATCCTGCACCGTCAAGCAATGGCGGGTCGAGACAGCGCGAATAAGGAATAA
- the ybgC gene encoding tol-pal system-associated acyl-CoA thioesterase, which translates to MQGTSNPFRWPITVYYEDTDAGGVVYHSNYLKFFERARTEMLRAKGISQHVLLEQNIGFVVRHMDIDFNQGARLDEHLTVLTRVSEIKRASLQFCQELVNDEGKTLCKTIVKVACIDNKKMKPIAIPSFINSELTNSDC; encoded by the coding sequence TTGCAAGGCACATCTAATCCCTTCCGCTGGCCGATCACCGTGTATTATGAAGATACCGATGCGGGTGGCGTTGTATATCACTCTAATTATTTAAAATTCTTTGAACGCGCACGCACTGAGATGTTGCGTGCAAAAGGCATTTCTCAACATGTGTTATTGGAACAAAACATTGGCTTTGTTGTCCGACACATGGATATCGATTTCAACCAAGGGGCGAGACTGGACGAGCATTTGACCGTTCTTACCCGAGTGTCAGAAATAAAGCGTGCGTCCCTGCAATTCTGTCAAGAGTTAGTCAATGATGAAGGCAAAACATTGTGCAAGACAATTGTTAAGGTAGCATGTATCGATAATAAGAAAATGAAACCAATAGCTATCCCATCTTTTATCAATTCGGAGCTAACAAATAGTGACTGCTGA
- the ybgE gene encoding cyd operon protein YbgE produces MSNLADKVAKLHAPMDKTLLRALALILGFMHVGLVMWDPNAYHREIGGFNAFIAPALIWAVCSSMVYGVGFKPRNWYWQVLFSPYFSLAILVYLTVLYFM; encoded by the coding sequence GTGAGTAATCTCGCTGATAAGGTAGCGAAACTTCACGCACCAATGGACAAGACTTTATTGAGAGCCTTGGCCTTAATCCTCGGCTTTATGCACGTAGGATTGGTGATGTGGGATCCAAACGCATACCATCGAGAAATTGGTGGCTTTAATGCGTTTATCGCACCGGCACTGATTTGGGCAGTCTGCTCAAGCATGGTTTACGGTGTGGGCTTCAAGCCAAGAAATTGGTACTGGCAAGTATTGTTCAGTCCTTATTTCTCACTCGCTATCTTAGTTTATTTAACAGTACTCTATTTCATGTAA
- the cydX gene encoding cytochrome bd-I oxidase subunit CydX has product MWYFAWILGVLLACAFGIINALWLEHSEMMDKDSE; this is encoded by the coding sequence ATGTGGTATTTCGCATGGATTCTAGGTGTACTACTTGCTTGTGCATTCGGTATCATCAACGCTCTTTGGTTAGAGCACTCAGAAATGATGGATAAAGACAGTGAGTAA
- the cydB gene encoding cytochrome d ubiquinol oxidase subunit II, which produces MFDYEILRFIWWVLIGVLLVGFAITDGFDMGVGALVPIIGKNDTQRRVMINSIAPHWDGNQVWLITAGGALFAAWPLVYATSFSGFYLAMILTLAALWLRPIGLDYRSKIEDKKWRNTWDICISISGFVPPIIFGVAFGNLLQGVPFQLNEFLMPTYHGSFFGLLNPFALLCGLVSLFMILMQGSTWLQMKTTGEVHTRARNVAQLMGLLTVVAFVAAGFWIQSIEGYVIVGGIDTGAASNPLNKEVIRKAGAWMTNFETYPMLWAAPVLGVAMPLLAVLASRLEKCGIAFLTSSLGNAGVIFTAGIAMFPFVMPSSEVYAHSLTMWDATSSELTLNLMTGVAFVMVPIILAYTSWTYYKMFGRLDDKFIEENKNSLY; this is translated from the coding sequence ATGTTTGATTACGAAATCTTGCGATTCATCTGGTGGGTACTGATCGGTGTTCTACTAGTTGGTTTTGCAATTACTGACGGTTTCGATATGGGTGTGGGCGCGCTTGTACCTATTATCGGTAAAAACGACACGCAACGCCGTGTGATGATTAACTCGATCGCTCCTCACTGGGATGGTAACCAAGTATGGCTTATCACTGCTGGTGGTGCATTGTTCGCAGCATGGCCTTTGGTTTACGCGACGTCGTTTTCTGGTTTCTACCTAGCGATGATCCTGACTCTAGCGGCACTTTGGCTACGTCCAATCGGTCTTGATTACCGTTCAAAGATTGAAGATAAAAAATGGCGTAACACTTGGGATATCTGTATCTCAATCAGTGGCTTCGTTCCACCAATCATCTTTGGTGTGGCGTTTGGTAACCTGCTACAAGGCGTTCCATTCCAACTGAACGAATTCTTAATGCCAACGTACCATGGTTCGTTCTTTGGTCTTCTTAACCCATTTGCGTTGCTGTGTGGTCTAGTAAGCTTGTTCATGATCCTGATGCAAGGTTCAACTTGGCTACAAATGAAGACAACTGGCGAAGTACACACTCGTGCTCGTAACGTTGCTCAGCTAATGGGTCTATTAACCGTGGTTGCATTCGTAGCTGCTGGCTTCTGGATTCAGAGCATCGAGGGTTACGTTATTGTAGGTGGTATCGACACTGGCGCTGCTTCAAACCCTCTAAACAAAGAGGTTATCCGTAAAGCAGGCGCGTGGATGACGAACTTCGAAACCTACCCAATGCTATGGGCTGCGCCTGTACTGGGTGTTGCAATGCCGCTTCTAGCTGTATTGGCATCTCGCCTAGAGAAGTGTGGTATCGCGTTCCTAACGTCTAGCCTTGGTAACGCGGGTGTTATCTTTACTGCTGGTATTGCAATGTTCCCATTCGTCATGCCATCAAGTGAGGTTTACGCACATAGCTTGACAATGTGGGATGCAACTTCATCTGAACTGACTCTGAACCTAATGACAGGCGTTGCGTTTGTTATGGTTCCAATCATCCTGGCTTACACGTCTTGGACTTACTACAAGATGTTTGGTCGCTTGGATGACAAGTTCATCGAAGAAAACAAAAACTCACTTTACTAA